One Leptospira andrefontaineae genomic window, TTCGTTTAGATCCAAGTCTTCTTTGTCTCTACCTGAATCTCCCGGTTTTCCAAGTTGTAATAAGTTGAAAGTTAGGTTCTTTAATTTTGTTATTTGGTTCCAGGTGACTGAAATTGCCTTATCTTTGATAGGCTCATCTGCATCAGGAAGTCTTGCTACTTCTATAAAGCCCTGTATGGCTGTGAGTGCATTATTGATCTCATGACCGATACTGGAAGCGATCGTAGTTAAGAATGCTCTTCTTTCCGCATCGATCAGTTTTTCAGAAATGATATTTTTTTGAGTAATATCTCTTGCGATCCCAGTATAATATGTTTTGCCGTTCAGTTCATATCTACATACGGAAATATCAAAATTGAATTTTTCTCCACTTCTGCTGACCAGTTCGGCGTTGTGTAATCTGGCGATATTATGATCGGATTTTCGGCTCATCAAATGAGTAATCCTTTCCATATACGCACCAGTATTTTCATCAGAAATTAGAAGTGTGATCTTTTGCCCTACAATTTCGTTTTCATCGTAACCGAAATTTCGGATAGTAGCTTCGTTTGCACCTCGGATAAGAAGATCCTCATCCAGTGTGATCACGCAGTCTCCCGTAGTTTCTAAAATTAAACTATTACGATAATTTAGGTCCTTGGATTGTTGCGCGAAGTGAGTCTTTTCACGGACTGCTTTTATAATCTTTTTGGATTTTCTATCTCTATCTTCTTTTTCCTTGCGGGCGTTTTCCAACGCAGCTAAGATGTTTTGTCTGCTTACAGGTTTCGAAATATAATCGAATACTCTATTTCTAAGAGCTTCTTCCGCAGTGTGAAGTTGAGGATTTCCTGTGATGAGTATGACTGGAATATTAGAATTATATTTTTTAATTTCTTTAGCGACTTCGATACCGTCTTTGCCGCCCATTAGAATATCGGAAATAACTATATCGACTGCATGATCTCTCACGATCGTCATTGCAGATTCAAAATCTTCTGCAAGAAAAACGTGATATCCTTCTCTAGAGATGACACGTTCTAAGGCGGTCCTGATTTCCGCTTCATCATCGATGATCAATACATTGGGATTTTTTTCCCTTATCATATAGTTTTAAAGAATAAGTTCATCATACCTTTCCTACAGGCACTCGGACGGTGACCTTTGTACCTTGTCCCGGATTGGATTCCAAATGAATAGTCCCGCCGTGATCAGTGATGATACGCTGAGAGATAGTCAATCCGAGTCCCGTTCCCTGTTTCGTTCTTCTGGTCGTATACAAAGGTAAAAATGCCTTTTCCGCGACTTCTGCGTTCATTCCGGGACCGTTATCTTGAATGGTAAAACTCACCATCTCTCCGTTCAAATATAATTCTTTTCGCGCAGAAACTTGTATCAATGGAATTGCCGGTTTATGTTCCATTTCGGAAATTGCGTTAACTGCATTTACTAGGCAGTTAATCAATACTTGTTCGATTTCTTGCCAAGCAACATGGATCTGAGGAAGTTCAGGATTAGTGACCCGCTTCAATTCGATTCCATTCTTTTTACAACTCACCTCGATAAGTTCACAGGCTCTTAAAAGAATAAAATATGGAGAAACCAATTCTTTCTTTCTCGGCGCTCTTCTTCCCAAATCTAAAAGACCTTTGATCAGATCTCTGATCCGCAAAGCGGCGCCTTCAATTCTCTTATATACCTTTTTTCTTTCAATCGGATCCGGATCTTCATGTTCTAAAAGATCTTCTAAGTATAATAAACTGGATTGAAGGGGATTGTTTACTTCGTGAGCGATACCCGCGGCGATCTCTCCGATAGATGCGAATTTTGCAGTCTCATACAATTGTCTGTCTAAGATCTTAGTTTGGGTCACATCGGAGAATATTAACATCGCGGCAACGGGAAAGTCTTGGTATTTTTTGAGCGGAAGGAACTTTATGGAAAAGTAATTTTCCTCTTCTCCCAATAATACCATGGAGAAATCTAAATAGGCCGCTCTTTGTGTGCGGATACATTCTTCTAATTTTACTAAAATACCTTTTTGGGCTTCTTCCGGGAAAAGGGAAGGGAACTCATCATCCACATCCACATTTAAAAATTGGAATAGGTAAAATTTCAGAATAGGGGCTACTTCTAAAACTTTTCCCTGAGGATCCAATATTACGATCCCATTATTCATGGAAGCGAATAGGTTTCTAAGTTTCATCTCGGAGGCGCGGATCAACTCTTCATTCTTCTTTTGCTCCGAAATATCTAAAAGAAGTAAAATTGTCCCGATCCTATTCCCATAATCATCTTTTAGGGAAGAAGATGCTAATAAAAATGGCACCTCATGTCTGCCTCGGATCGTGATCCTAGTCTCCGCTCTGGAGCCTAAAAGTATCATATCCATCGCTTCCGGTTCTAATTTTAGGAGTTCCCTTACTTGGACACCAATGATCTCTTCTTTAGAAATACCTAATAGAGCGCTGATATTATTATTCACATAAGTGATAAACCCTTCGTCATCTGTGGACAAAAGAGGAACTTCCAAAGAATTTAAGAGTGCTCCTTGGAATTGTAGAATTTTTGCGGTCTCTCTTCTTTGTTTTTCTATCCTTAAATATTGAAGCGAGGAAAGTAGATCTTCCACTATCTCGAAATATAGATAATTCTCCCCGGAATCGAATGCCATATTCTCTCTGGAAATGATCTGTATCCCACCGATAATTTTGCCTTCTTCCTTAATGATAAGGCTTAAGGATCTTCTGAAATCTTTTGCAACTAATGCTTCTTCCCATTCCGGATACACATTGGAGCCGAATTCATAAATATGAAATTGTTCCTTTCCATCCAAAAGAGTTTCGAAAGGAGATTTTGATTTTTTTTCTTCCCAAGCCGATTCTAAATTTTTTCTCCATTTAGAATCCAGGTCCGATTGGATTAAGATCTGATCGGTTCCATCTTCTCTTCTATAAAAACCCCAGACTAAACTATAATGAGGATTTTCTTTTAGAGTATCGCAGATCTTTTGGAAAAGTGTGCTCTCTGAACTTAAGCGAAGAGATCTTAAATTCAATTTTAGAAGGCGGAGAGTTCTTAAGATACTTTGCAAATAATATAATCTGAGTTCTATCTCTCTGATCTCTGATCTTTGGTAGATATGAAAAATTAAAGGTGAGTTTGGAGTTTCCGAGAAAGCGTTGATCGTGAAGTCGGCGAGTAGAAGTGACCCATTGCTCTTTCTTAAATTCCAAAGGAGAGAGATGCCTAATTCTTCTGCCCCATTTCCGTAATTTCCGATGCTGTCCGGGCGAGCTAGTAGATTGCTGAGGCTAAGGTTCTTTAGTTCTTCCGAATTGTAACCTAAGATCGAACATGCTTTAGGATTTGAGCCGAGTATATTATAACTTCCTGGCTCTAAGATTAGAATTCCTTCCTGGGCGGGAAAGAAGGCCTTTTCTAAGAGTAGAACTAATTCCCCGTTCTTCATGAATTGTATATAATATCGGAATTCCGTATCGTAAAATTGATTTGGATTCCTTGCTAGATTAGACTAGAGAGGGAATCATTGACCCAATCTATGGATTTTGTATACGAACTTTTTCTTCGAAATTATACCAGACAAAAAATTCGATTTATGGAGAAGGAGCTGGGATTTCAGCGCCTGCAACTTGACCTCGGTGGGCACAAAATTTTTTTCTTAAAGAGACCTTCTGCCCAAAGATCCGACAAAACTTTCTTTTTCATCCACGGACTTCTGGATTCTGCCACAGGTTTCAGAAGGTTGGCTCCTTTTTTACGAAATGACTTCAATCTTTTAGTTCCGGATATTCCTGGTTTCGGGTTAAGTCCTCTTCCTAAAGTGAAATATTTGTACCAAGTCGACGTATTTGCAGACCTTCTTTACAATTCGATCCGCAAACTCGCGTTAAACGATGTGGTTTTGGCCGGACACTCCATGGGGTCTTTGATCGCAATGATGATAGCAATTCGTGATTCTGAAAAAGAAAAAAGGATCCGGAGACTTGTGTTACTTGCGCCGGGTGGAATTCCTCATCCACAAAGAGACGAAATGAGAAAGTTACTTTTTCCCTCTAAAACGGAAGAGATAGAAAGGCTTCTCACAGCATTATATCAGGAGAATGTTCCGGAATTGGGCGGTATCGCAAAAAAAGCCCTGCTCAGTCAGTGGAATAATTTAGCACACCAATTCTTAACAGAGAATACCCTGGACAGAGAGAAGGAAATTTTCTTGGGCAAAAAACTTTCTGCAGTTTCGCAGAAGTCCTTGATCATCTCCGGAACAGAAGATCCGATCACAGATCCTCCAATGGTGAAAAAATTACATTCTTATTTAAAGAAAAGTAAATTGGTATGGATCCCGAACGCGAAACACGCTCTTCACATGGAAAGACCAAGAGAAGTAGCAGAAAGGATCAATTCTTGGCTTTGAAGATCGATATTGGTTAAGTTCCGCTCCTCGAATAGGGGAGAGGGATTGTGGCTAACCTAATGGAATAAATACTTTATTTGGAAATAAATTATTTATTATTAAAACATAATACACCTAATATTTATTCTTCTCTTCTGAAATTCTATCTATTAAATAAAAAAGACAGACATCTAAATTTAAAAAATGTGAAAAAATTTCGCATAATATTGTTACGGAAAATTCGTATCTGTCCTTGATCCGTACCTGATTTTATAAAATTTAAAAAAATCTTCCTCCCATCGTCTGAGTTTTTTGAAAAACGAATATAGAAATTAGAATCAAAAAACCGTAATACAAGGGGCCGGTTGGCGGATAGAAAATGGAAAAAGTTAAAATCGCTATAGTTGAAGACAATTTCGAGTTTGCTCATAACTGTGCAAACACTCTCTCTGTAATGGAAGAAGTGGATCAGGTTGAAGTATTTTCTTCCACCGAAGATCTATCACAAAATCACCGGGATAAATTTGATCTTGTATTTATGGACATTGTTCTTCCTGGAAAATCTGGGATTGATTATATAAAAGAAAGATCAGAGTTTGATAATGATCCAAAATACATTATGCTTTCCACGTTAGACACGGACGATGCTTTGTTACAGGCTATGAAGGCGGGTGCGGTTGGATTCGTTCTCAAAAAAGATCTGAAAGATATAAAAGAAGTAGCGAGGATGGTGATGAAAGAAGGAGGAATACTTTCTCCAGGCGCGGCAGCGAAAGTAATTTCTTTTTTCAGAAAACCTTTGATCAAAGAAACACATTCTTTAACTCCAAGAGAAAAAGAAATTTTGAATCATATCATCAACGGTTATAGAACTAAGGAGATAGCGCGTAACTTTGGAACGAAAGAAGGTACTGTCCGGATCCAGATCAAAAGTATTTTCAAAAAATTACAAGTGAACTCAAGGGTGGATCTGGTTCGCAAGTATTCTCGTTTCTAAAAATTTCACTAATCCAAAGTATCTAATTTTACTGTGACAGTTAGCATTAGTTTTTGCGACATGGAAAGATTAGTTTTATAGGAGTTCGTAATAAAAACTTAGCTAATTTAAAATAATAAGGAAACTTGCTTTCATCGGATTGTTACTAGTGTATGGTATACGACATGATGGAGATCCGAGAAACGGAATGGTCCGAAGCTCTGGCTCGTCTCGCTGTGGTAGTATCGACTTACAAACATGTTGGAAGTACTACAGACCAAGTCTTTCTGGCTTGCGAGTCATTATGGGCGGATTGGGACGACTTCGAGCCTACTGGGCCTGATTGGCTGCAAGGTTTCGAGGAATCCATGGATGAGGGAGAAATGCAATATGCTGCAACCTCCTTTTCACAAGTAAGATCCTTGTTGAGAGAAAAATTAGACGAAGTTAATCATACATTCGAGAACGGAGATGATTCTGCGATAGGTGGTTTGATCTTAGAATTGTCTGACGGAATATATTCTTTATTAAACGGACCGGAAGAACCGGATAAAACTGTAGAATCTATACTCATAGAAGCAGAAAAACTTTTAGAAATACTTTTAGAGTCCAATGATCTCAAATTCCCTGAAGATGAAAATTTATCTTCTATCGATTTGGAACTGATTTCTGATCTAGGAGAAAGGGAAATTTTAAGAGAATTGATCTCTGCATTTGAATCAGCAGTAGAATCCAAACAAAACGGAAAAGCGTTATATCTATTGATGTCCAGGATCTTTATAGTTCACTGGAGTTTTTATAGATTGAGAGTGGCTTAATTATAAATTTCTAATTTTATCCGCGCTTTCTTTTTACATCCGCCGATAATCTAATATCTTCTCTTAAATTTTCTGCCTCTTGTTGGGAGATCCCCACTTGATCTAACATGAATGTTTCGAATTTTTTTCTCCAAATTTCCAGATCTTCTTCTCCATTTAGTTTTGGAACGTAAAATGGTTCCGAAATAAAGAACTCTGCTTTTGAGAATAATTTTGGGACTGGTGTCCTATCCCAACTTTGTACAATCCTATAATGATCATATTTAGCATAATAAGATAAGATCGGAAATCCGGTCATGGAAGCTAATTGTATGATCCCTGGTTTGAGGGTGTAAACTGGGCCAGTGGGGCCATCAGGAGTGATCAGGCTGATACTTCCTTTTTTGGCATCTTGGACCAAAGCCTTTAATGCAGCAGCTCCTCCTCTTTTGCTAGAACCTCTTTTGGGTTTCATGCCAAAATGTGAGATTACTCTAGTGGCTAATTCTCCGTCCTTGGATTGAGAAGCCATGGGGACCACTTCTAAACCGTAACGTTTTACATAAAATTTATATGTGAAATCAATGACGAATGGGATTTGATTATGCCAAAGTGCTAAGAGGAATCCATGTCTTTGGAGAAGTAACTCTTCCGCTTTTTTCGGGACATGTATTTCAGTCCAACGAACAGTCATATAAATAATTTTTAATATTGTAGTGGCGATGAAGGAAGAAACCGCGATCTTCATGATCGATTTCTTCCTTGGAAAAAAGGTAATAAAAAGAGCCAGATAGAGGATAGTGCAAGCCCCACACTTTCTTTAAACCCTTCGGAATCAAGATCCGGCTTAGGATTGTCTAGGAAATTATAGAATCCCCAAACAAAATACCCTATACCGATCGATTTCCCGATACCTGCGATTAAGATCCTTCTGCCCGGATCATGAAAGAAAGAAGACCATTCCGTCGAATACAAGAGACTTACCGTTAAATAAGTCGGGATCCAAACTTGTGGTTCCGACTTAATATAACTTAGACCTGCAAATACGATCCAGGTAATTACGGTTAGAAACCTAAAAAAACCGGATAGTTTCTTTTTCATGGCTTTAAGGTAGAATTTTCCCCGGATTCAAAAGATTTTTAGGATCTAAAGCCTTCTTGATCATTCTCATTACTTCTATCTCCGCAGTAGAGCGAGAAAAATGTAAAAAGTCCTTTTTCAAAAGGCCAATCCCATGTTCCGCACTAATTGATCCATGATGTTTTTGTAATAGTTCAAACATGGAAGGATCTACTTTTTTACACTGAGAGAAAAACTCCGCATCGGAAAGATCCTTAGGTTTTACTATATTTAAGTGAAGATTTCCATCACCAATATGGCCGAAAAGTGCGATCTCAAAACCAGGATATTTAGAGGAAAGTAAAGACTGCATATCATCCAAGAAAGGATTCATATTTCGAAGAGGGAGGGATATATCGTTTTTATGAACTGTGTAATCTATAGAAATAGATTCGCTGATACCTTCTCTATACTTCCAAAAGGTTTCCGCTTGTCTGGAGTTTTGAGCTAAACTTCCATCTGTAACATAACCTTTTTCCATAATGGTTTCTAAAAAGGAGAATAGTTTTTCATCGTCGGATTCTTCAGTGATCTCGAATTCCATTAAAACATAGTACGGACTCACTTCCGAAAATGGATCAGGAACATGTAAGTGATCCATCACCTTGTCCAAACAATATTTGGTCAGAAACTCGAATGCCAGAATAGGTAAGGACATATTGTGAGTTTCTTTAAATAATTCTAATATAGAAGGGAAATCAGGAACCGCTGTGAAAAGTATACGATTGTCTGCAGGCTTTTTGGTTAGTTTTAAAGTACATTCGGTGATAATCCCCAATGTCCCTTCGGAACCTATGAATAGATGTTTAAGATCATAACCTGTATTGTTTTTCAGGATCTCACCGTTAAATTCCAGGATCTCTCCTGTTCCTGTAACTACTTTCAGACCCAAAACCCATTGGCGGATCAATCCATAGTGAACTACTCTGACCCCACCTGCGTTAGTCGCTATGTTCCCGCCTATATGAGAGGAACCTGTGGCTGCAAAATCTACAGGGAAATAAAAACCTCGTTCTTCCGCTTCTTTGTGCAGATTTTTAGTGATCATTCCTGCTTGTACGGTTAAGGATCCGAAAAATGGGTCAAAATCCAAAACCTGATCCATCTTTGTGAGAGAGATCACTATTTCCCCTGATTTAGCTACTGCTCCACCTGCGTAACCGGTTCTTCCTCCGGACGGAACGATCTTTATATCGTTCTCGAACGCGAATTTTACAATTTCTGAAACTTCTTGGGTATTTTTAGGGAATGTTAGAATTTCGTAATCCGGAACATATACTTTTGTTCTGTCTGTTCCGAAAGAAAGGAATGTCGCCTGATCCATTTGGGTTTCATCTTTGAAAAAAACCCTTTCTTCTCCCAACAGGGATTTGAGTTTGTTTTTATTATCTTGGCTAATACTCATATTTATTCCGTGAAGTTCATTCTTTCGATCTGGCTATCCACAGGCTTCTCGCCTTCCACTCTTTCTCTTTTACGATAGATCCCATCCGAAGAAAGTAGTCTGGCTTTTACATTATCCCTGATCTGAACATCTAAGATCTTTTTGATCCTATCCTTATTCTTCGCATCTAATATAGGAAATAATACCTCGATCCTTCTTTCGAAGTTTCTAGGCATACAGTCCGCAGAAGCGAGGAAAATACTTTCTTCTCCGCCTGAAAGGAAATAATAGATACGTGTATGCTCTAAAAATCTACCTACGATGGATATCACTGTAATATTTTCCGAGATTCCAGGGAGGCCAGGTTTTAAACAACAGATCCCTCTGATAATCAGCTCAATGATCACTCCAGCTCGACTAGCATTATACATTGCTAATATAATATGAGGATCAACTAAGCTGTTCATTTTGAAAATGATACGTGCAGGTTTTCCTGCTTTTGCATTTTCGGTCTCTTTTTCGATTAGAGCTAAAAAGACGGTCTTTAGATTATGCGGAGAAGCAGCCAGCTTGTTCAAGTATGGCATCTTAGCATAACTGGTGATCGTATTAAAGATTGTAGAAACATCTTCGGTAATATCTTTGTTTACTGTGAAAAAACTTAGGTCGGTATAATATTTACTGGTTGTGGAGTTATAATTTCCGGTCCCAAGATGTACATAACGTACTAGATGTTCTTCCTCTCTTCTTACGATTAGAAGCATCTTACTATGGATCTTGAGTCCTACTACTCCATATACTACGTGAACCCCTCTTTCTTCCAATTTCTGGGCCCATTTGATATTTCGTTCTTCGTCGAACCTTGCTTTTAACTCTACAAGTACTGTGACCTGTTTTCCGTTTTCTGCGGCCTGTCCTAAATATTGGATAATAGGCGAATCCCCACTTGTCCGATATAAGGTCATCTTGATCCCAAGAACTTTCGGGTCCTCGCTGGAAATCCTAAGTAGATCTTCGATTGCGCCGAAAGATTGGTAAGGGTGATGCAATAATCTATCTTTCTTTTTGATAGCGTCGAAAATTTTCTCAGGAGATTCGAATTTGAGAGTGGTCTTCTGTTGGAAGAATGTATATTTGAACTTGGAAGTATGCTCCAAACCGTAAAAATACATTGTATCACTAATATTTAATATAGAGGATACATCGAAAATTTCATGGTCTTGCAGTTCCATGAGTTCTTTTAAAGTATTTCGTACGAAAGAAGAAGTCCCTTCGTAAATGTCCATCCTGACCGCGTCTCCCCAGATACGGTTCCGGATCTCTTTTTTCATAGTGATGAGTAGGTCTTTTACGGAAGCTTCTTCGTCTATGGAGATGTCTGCGTCCCTTAAGATCCGGAAAGGATATACTTCTTTTACCGTCATTCCATAGAATAAGTCATCCACATGCAGCTTGATGATCTCTTCCAGAGGGAAAAATCTTCTAGTCTTACCTTCTCCCTTGAGTTGTAAGAACCTTGGTAATACGGATGGCACTTGCACTACCGCGAACAGATCTTTTTTAAGTCCTGTTTTTTCATCGTCCGCAGTGAGAACGATCGCTAAGTTTAAGGATTTATTAAGTATATGAGGAAATGGGTGAGACGGATCTATAGAAAGTGGAGTTAAGATCGGAGAAACATCTTCTTTATAATAATGTTTGATATCTTCTATTTCATTTTTATTTAATTCATCAGGATTTAAGATGAGATGGATCCCATTCTCTTTCATCTGTTCCAGGGTTTGGTTCAATGTTTCGTATTGAACATTTACGAAACTTCTTACCTTATTGGATAAGTCGGTTAAGATCTCAGAAGCCCTTTGGCCGTTCAGACTTTTTTCGTCGTTCCCTTCGGCTAATATATTTCGCAAACCTGCGACTCGAACCATATAGAACTCGTCCAAATTTGATTCAGTGATACATAAAAATTTCAGACGTTCGAGAAGAGGATTTTCAGGATCGTTGGCTTCTTCTAAAACCCGTTTGTTAAAATCCACCCAGGAAAGTTCTCGATCAAAAAAGATATCGGAGTTACCGATATGGATCGGTCCCTTGTTTCCATTTCCTCCACTTCCTAAGGTTTGGGTTTCGGGAGATTTGATCTTTTGGGCCACTGATTTAGTCCTACTTTCTTCTGGTTTAAAATGGACGGGTCGAGAGTCAAGTCTGCTTTTCAGGGCCAAGGAAGCGGAAGATCCTCAGATAAACCGCTCCTATTTGATTTTGTTAAACTATCAGTTTTCCTACTTTTCTTTCATCTACCAGATAAGGATTTTGAATATCTTGAGATTTAGAGATCCAAACCTTTCCAGTTTTGGGACAGATAAAAGAATAGAATTCAAACTTGGGTGCTATTTCTTTTAAGGAAGAACATAATTCCGAATATAAGAATTCTTGCTCTTCTCTTGAGCCTGCCTTTTCCAATAATTCTGCAAAGGTCAATGACTTAGCATATTTGATCCTTTCTTCGAATGAACTTTCTTTGGCTCTACGGATCATACCGGAGAGTCCTTTCGGATTTGTTCTTTTATCATTACCAGAAAGTAATTGTTCATGAAATACTGTAAGTCTTTGGAATAATCTCAACTCGGACGATTCCGCAGCTATCGGAGCGGAAACTGAAACCACGGAGGCCGCGGCTATATATGCGAATACGTTGCGCATAAAATTCTCCTATATTATAAAAATTAAATATATGCGGAGAATTTTCTAAATAATAAGTCGGATCGTGTATAAATTGGAATCGAAGGCTGAAATATGTAAGGGCGCTTCCGAATCATAAAAAGAAAGTGTAGATGCGGAACGCGCGAATAAACCTAAACTTTTCCAATAAGCGGATGTATCCTTGCTTTCTATTCTTTCGGACTCTTTTTCTAAGGCGACTAAGGTAGAAAGAACAGAATGGGAAAGTTCTAATTGAAAACTTTGTTTAGAATGTTTTGTCCCGAGAAAAGAAGTCACCGTTCCGTTAACAGAAACTGCGAACGAAAAACAGAATACAACTAGTCCAATGAAGGCCCGAGCAAACATTTAAATTTGGACCATAGATCTAAGAGAAGGGTTTCCATTTTCTTTTGAAGTAACCAGAATGTTTTCAAATTTTAATATGTATTGACCTAATCGGATCATTGCTCAAAATTTCAGCATGATTGATCCAGAATACTGTGTCGCTATGGCAGAATACAATCGTTGGCAAAACAAATCCTTACTAAATGTTTCTGAAAAATTGAAACCAGGTGAATTGGAAGAAGATAAAAAATTATTCTTTGGTTCGATGGCAAAGACATGGAATCATATCATCATGATGGATCTTTCCTGGTTGGATAGATTTCATTCTAGGCCCATCCAAAAATTGGATTTCCAAGAGATGCAATTTTCCAATCTGACAGAACTCGAAAAACTTAGGACTGAATTAGATTCGACGATTTCGGAATGGGTAAAAATCATTACCTCAGAGTGGCTGACAAAGGATCTGAAGTTTTACAGTTACATGTACAAAAAGGAGATTACATTGCCGATCTGGCTTTTGATCACTCATTTTTTCAATCATCAGACCCATCATCGCAGCCAAATCTCTACTGCATTATTACAGAGCGGACTGGATTACGGAGTCACGGATATTCCTTGGAATCCTTTTTATCCAAAATCAAAATAATTTATTCGGTAAACAAATGAAACAGATCTTTGCATTCTTTTTGATATTCATCTCTATTTCGGTTTGGAATTGTGCCTCGGTAGAAAAGGTAGAGCCTCGTAAAATAGAGAAGGTCATGAAAGTCCATGCGGGAGGAGGTCTTCGTTTGAGGATTTCTCCTAATATAGAAGCTAAAAAAATAGATTTGGTCCCGGATGGTGACGTAGTCGAAAC contains:
- a CDS encoding DinB family protein, encoding MIDPEYCVAMAEYNRWQNKSLLNVSEKLKPGELEEDKKLFFGSMAKTWNHIIMMDLSWLDRFHSRPIQKLDFQEMQFSNLTELEKLRTELDSTISEWVKIITSEWLTKDLKFYSYMYKKEITLPIWLLITHFFNHQTHHRSQISTALLQSGLDYGVTDIPWNPFYPKSK
- the ppk1 gene encoding polyphosphate kinase 1, which produces MKSPETQTLGSGGNGNKGPIHIGNSDIFFDRELSWVDFNKRVLEEANDPENPLLERLKFLCITESNLDEFYMVRVAGLRNILAEGNDEKSLNGQRASEILTDLSNKVRSFVNVQYETLNQTLEQMKENGIHLILNPDELNKNEIEDIKHYYKEDVSPILTPLSIDPSHPFPHILNKSLNLAIVLTADDEKTGLKKDLFAVVQVPSVLPRFLQLKGEGKTRRFFPLEEIIKLHVDDLFYGMTVKEVYPFRILRDADISIDEEASVKDLLITMKKEIRNRIWGDAVRMDIYEGTSSFVRNTLKELMELQDHEIFDVSSILNISDTMYFYGLEHTSKFKYTFFQQKTTLKFESPEKIFDAIKKKDRLLHHPYQSFGAIEDLLRISSEDPKVLGIKMTLYRTSGDSPIIQYLGQAAENGKQVTVLVELKARFDEERNIKWAQKLEERGVHVVYGVVGLKIHSKMLLIVRREEEHLVRYVHLGTGNYNSTTSKYYTDLSFFTVNKDITEDVSTIFNTITSYAKMPYLNKLAASPHNLKTVFLALIEKETENAKAGKPARIIFKMNSLVDPHIILAMYNASRAGVIIELIIRGICCLKPGLPGISENITVISIVGRFLEHTRIYYFLSGGEESIFLASADCMPRNFERRIEVLFPILDAKNKDRIKKILDVQIRDNVKARLLSSDGIYRKRERVEGEKPVDSQIERMNFTE
- a CDS encoding LIC13259/LIC11441 family protein, which codes for MRNVFAYIAAASVVSVSAPIAAESSELRLFQRLTVFHEQLLSGNDKRTNPKGLSGMIRRAKESSFEERIKYAKSLTFAELLEKAGSREEQEFLYSELCSSLKEIAPKFEFYSFICPKTGKVWISKSQDIQNPYLVDERKVGKLIV
- a CDS encoding SH3 domain-containing protein → MKQIFAFFLIFISISVWNCASVEKVEPRKIEKVMKVHAGGGLRLRISPNIEAKKIDLVPDGDVVETFGETGEIEIQDGKQGRWVKVKWKKKEGYVFGGFLEFINVK